The Halichoerus grypus chromosome 15, mHalGry1.hap1.1, whole genome shotgun sequence genome includes a window with the following:
- the NCR1 gene encoding natural cytotoxicity triggering receptor 1 isoform X2 — translation MTSTLTALLYLGLYLSQTISTQKQILSKPIIWAKPDFMIPKGMRVLILCQGTPEAVEYQLYFEGHLSAQQIPKQLGRRNIAMFRIPAMTPLTAGQYKCIYRRKELWSNPSDPLDLVVTEMYDTPTLSVHPGPEVTSGKNVTFYCRLGTATNKFFLLKEGRSGRPEHRYGNTQVEFPMGPVTTAHRGTYRCFGSYNNHAWSFPSEPVKLLVTDVGDTSLAPTEHTSFSDLWDLDLLTTEAEFQQDLALWDHTAQNLLRIGLAFLVLVALMCLLAEDWLWRKRAQEKANGASSQERRRRFRTQRRLDK, via the exons ATGACCTCTACACTCACTGCCCTGCTCTACCTCG GGCTATACCTGAGCCAGACCATCAGCACCCAGAAGC AGATTCTTTCGAAACCCATCATCTGGGCCAAGCCAGATTTCATGATTCCGAAGGGAATGCGAGTCTTGATCTTATGCCAGGGGACTCCTGAGGCCGTTGAATACCAGCTGTATTTTGAGGGACACCTCTCTGCCCAGCAAATCCCAAAACAACTTGGAAGGAGGAACATAGCCATGTTCCGCATCCCAGCCATGACCCCGCTCACTGCAGGGCAATACAAGTGCATTTACCGAAGAAAGGAGCTCTGGTCAAACCCTAGTGACCCTCTGGATCTGGTGGTAACAG AAATGTATGACACGCCCACCCTCTCCGTTCATCCTGGGCCTGAGGTGACCTCAGGAAAGAACGTGACCTTCTATTGCCGACTAGGCACTGCAACAAACAAGTTCTTTCTGCTCAAGGAGGGAAGATCTGGCCGCCCTGAGCACAGATATGGGAACACCCAGGTGGAGTTCCCCATGGGTCCTGTGACCACAGCCCACAGAGGGACGTACAGATGTTTTGGCTCTTATAACAACCATGCATGGTCTTTCCCCAGTGAGCCTGTGAAGCTCCTGGTCACAG ATGTTGGGGACACCAGCCTTGCACCCACAGAACACACCTCTTTTTCTG ACCTTTGGGACCTCGACTTGTTAACCACAGAAGCAGAATTCCAGCAAG ACCTTGCCCTCTGGGATCACACTGCCCAGAATCTCCTTCGGATCGGTCTGGCTTTCCTGGTCCTGGTGGCCCTCATGTGCCTCCTGGCTGAAGACTGGCTTTGGAGGAAGAGGGCACAAGAGAAAGCCAACGGGGCTTCAAGTCAGGAACGCAGGAGAAGGTTCAGAACACAGAGACGCCTGGACAAATGA
- the FCAR gene encoding LOW QUALITY PROTEIN: immunoglobulin alpha Fc receptor (The sequence of the model RefSeq protein was modified relative to this genomic sequence to represent the inferred CDS: substituted 1 base at 1 genomic stop codon), whose product MDPRDTILLCLVFCLSQKIQAQEGDFPVPIISATPGSVIPWNDSVKILCWGTPESYLYQLEILGNSTFEVVEKKLGFQKKAEFLIKHMNPNTAGRYQCQYRKQDRXSEHSKALELVVTGFYNKPFFSADQGIVVMLGKNISLQCSSAHIPFDRFSLIKEGGATLSQNQNGRHQGNFILGPVNQSFSGNYRCYGWYSSSPYVWSAPSDALGLVVTDIMKQDYTMGNLIRMGVAGLVLVALLAILVKNWHNHQAPNKEDCPDFPELSWSKQKCQT is encoded by the exons gggATTTTCCTGTTCCTATCATATCTGCCACACCTGGTTCTGTGATTCCCTGGAATGACTCTGTGAAGATCCTGTGTTGGGGGACTCCCGAGTCTTACTTGTACCAACTGGAAATCCTGGGAAACTCCACATTCGAGGTGGTGGAGAAGAAATTGGGATTTCAGAAGAAGGCTGAATTCCTCATTAAACACATGAATCCAAACACTGCAGGACGTTATCAGTGCCAGTATAGGAAACAGGACCGCTAGTCGGAGCACAGTAAAGCCTTGGAGCTGGTGGTGACAG GCTTCTACAACAAACCCTTCTTCTCTGCTGACCAGGGCATTGTGGTGATGCTAGGGAAGAATATCTCCCTGCAGTGCAGTTCAGCACACATCCCATTTGATAGATTTTCACTGATCAAGGAAGGAGGAGCCACCCTGTCACAGAACCAAAATGGCAGACACCAAGGCAACTTCATTCTAGGTCCTGTGAACCAAAGCTTCTCAGGCAACTACAGGTGCTATGGTTGGTACAGCAGCAGCCCTTATGTGTGGTCAGCCCCCAGTGATGCCCTGGGGCTTGTGGTCACAG ATATAATGAAACAAGATTACACAATGGGGAATTTGATCCGAATGGGTGTGGCAGGGCTGGTCCTTGTGGCTCTCTTGGCCATTCTGGTTAAAAATTGGCACAACCATCAGGCTCCAAACAAGGAAGACTGTCCAGATTTTCCTGAGCTGAGCTGGAGTAAACAGAAATGTCAGACATAA
- the NCR1 gene encoding natural cytotoxicity triggering receptor 1 isoform X3 — protein MTSTLTALLYLEILSKPIIWAKPDFMIPKGMRVLILCQGTPEAVEYQLYFEGHLSAQQIPKQLGRRNIAMFRIPAMTPLTAGQYKCIYRRKELWSNPSDPLDLVVTEMYDTPTLSVHPGPEVTSGKNVTFYCRLGTATNKFFLLKEGRSGRPEHRYGNTQVEFPMGPVTTAHRGTYRCFGSYNNHAWSFPSEPVKLLVTEDVGDTSLAPTEHTSFSDLWDLDLLTTEAEFQQDLALWDHTAQNLLRIGLAFLVLVALMCLLAEDWLWRKRAQEKANGASSQERRRRFRTQRRLDK, from the exons ATGACCTCTACACTCACTGCCCTGCTCTACCTCG AGATTCTTTCGAAACCCATCATCTGGGCCAAGCCAGATTTCATGATTCCGAAGGGAATGCGAGTCTTGATCTTATGCCAGGGGACTCCTGAGGCCGTTGAATACCAGCTGTATTTTGAGGGACACCTCTCTGCCCAGCAAATCCCAAAACAACTTGGAAGGAGGAACATAGCCATGTTCCGCATCCCAGCCATGACCCCGCTCACTGCAGGGCAATACAAGTGCATTTACCGAAGAAAGGAGCTCTGGTCAAACCCTAGTGACCCTCTGGATCTGGTGGTAACAG AAATGTATGACACGCCCACCCTCTCCGTTCATCCTGGGCCTGAGGTGACCTCAGGAAAGAACGTGACCTTCTATTGCCGACTAGGCACTGCAACAAACAAGTTCTTTCTGCTCAAGGAGGGAAGATCTGGCCGCCCTGAGCACAGATATGGGAACACCCAGGTGGAGTTCCCCATGGGTCCTGTGACCACAGCCCACAGAGGGACGTACAGATGTTTTGGCTCTTATAACAACCATGCATGGTCTTTCCCCAGTGAGCCTGTGAAGCTCCTGGTCACAG AAGATGTTGGGGACACCAGCCTTGCACCCACAGAACACACCTCTTTTTCTG ACCTTTGGGACCTCGACTTGTTAACCACAGAAGCAGAATTCCAGCAAG ACCTTGCCCTCTGGGATCACACTGCCCAGAATCTCCTTCGGATCGGTCTGGCTTTCCTGGTCCTGGTGGCCCTCATGTGCCTCCTGGCTGAAGACTGGCTTTGGAGGAAGAGGGCACAAGAGAAAGCCAACGGGGCTTCAAGTCAGGAACGCAGGAGAAGGTTCAGAACACAGAGACGCCTGGACAAATGA
- the NCR1 gene encoding natural cytotoxicity triggering receptor 1 isoform X4 → MTSTLTALLYLGLYLSQTISTQKQILSKPIIWAKPDFMIPKGMRVLILCQGTPEAVEYQLYFEGHLSAQQIPKQLGRRNIAMFRIPAMTPLTAGQYKCIYRRKELWSNPSDPLDLVVTEMYDTPTLSVHPGPEVTSGKNVTFYCRLGTATNKFFLLKEGRSGRPEHRYGNTQVEFPMGPVTTAHRGTYRCFGSYNNHAWSFPSEPVKLLVTEDVGDTSLAPTEHTSFSDLWDLDLLTTEAEFQQGLHRPRTSVDTES, encoded by the exons ATGACCTCTACACTCACTGCCCTGCTCTACCTCG GGCTATACCTGAGCCAGACCATCAGCACCCAGAAGC AGATTCTTTCGAAACCCATCATCTGGGCCAAGCCAGATTTCATGATTCCGAAGGGAATGCGAGTCTTGATCTTATGCCAGGGGACTCCTGAGGCCGTTGAATACCAGCTGTATTTTGAGGGACACCTCTCTGCCCAGCAAATCCCAAAACAACTTGGAAGGAGGAACATAGCCATGTTCCGCATCCCAGCCATGACCCCGCTCACTGCAGGGCAATACAAGTGCATTTACCGAAGAAAGGAGCTCTGGTCAAACCCTAGTGACCCTCTGGATCTGGTGGTAACAG AAATGTATGACACGCCCACCCTCTCCGTTCATCCTGGGCCTGAGGTGACCTCAGGAAAGAACGTGACCTTCTATTGCCGACTAGGCACTGCAACAAACAAGTTCTTTCTGCTCAAGGAGGGAAGATCTGGCCGCCCTGAGCACAGATATGGGAACACCCAGGTGGAGTTCCCCATGGGTCCTGTGACCACAGCCCACAGAGGGACGTACAGATGTTTTGGCTCTTATAACAACCATGCATGGTCTTTCCCCAGTGAGCCTGTGAAGCTCCTGGTCACAG AAGATGTTGGGGACACCAGCCTTGCACCCACAGAACACACCTCTTTTTCTG ACCTTTGGGACCTCGACTTGTTAACCACAGAAGCAGAATTCCAGCAAG GTCTTCACAGACCAAGAACTTCTGTTGATACTGAATCATAA
- the NCR1 gene encoding natural cytotoxicity triggering receptor 1 isoform X1: MTSTLTALLYLGLYLSQTISTQKQILSKPIIWAKPDFMIPKGMRVLILCQGTPEAVEYQLYFEGHLSAQQIPKQLGRRNIAMFRIPAMTPLTAGQYKCIYRRKELWSNPSDPLDLVVTEMYDTPTLSVHPGPEVTSGKNVTFYCRLGTATNKFFLLKEGRSGRPEHRYGNTQVEFPMGPVTTAHRGTYRCFGSYNNHAWSFPSEPVKLLVTEDVGDTSLAPTEHTSFSDLWDLDLLTTEAEFQQDLALWDHTAQNLLRIGLAFLVLVALMCLLAEDWLWRKRAQEKANGASSQERRRRFRTQRRLDK, from the exons ATGACCTCTACACTCACTGCCCTGCTCTACCTCG GGCTATACCTGAGCCAGACCATCAGCACCCAGAAGC AGATTCTTTCGAAACCCATCATCTGGGCCAAGCCAGATTTCATGATTCCGAAGGGAATGCGAGTCTTGATCTTATGCCAGGGGACTCCTGAGGCCGTTGAATACCAGCTGTATTTTGAGGGACACCTCTCTGCCCAGCAAATCCCAAAACAACTTGGAAGGAGGAACATAGCCATGTTCCGCATCCCAGCCATGACCCCGCTCACTGCAGGGCAATACAAGTGCATTTACCGAAGAAAGGAGCTCTGGTCAAACCCTAGTGACCCTCTGGATCTGGTGGTAACAG AAATGTATGACACGCCCACCCTCTCCGTTCATCCTGGGCCTGAGGTGACCTCAGGAAAGAACGTGACCTTCTATTGCCGACTAGGCACTGCAACAAACAAGTTCTTTCTGCTCAAGGAGGGAAGATCTGGCCGCCCTGAGCACAGATATGGGAACACCCAGGTGGAGTTCCCCATGGGTCCTGTGACCACAGCCCACAGAGGGACGTACAGATGTTTTGGCTCTTATAACAACCATGCATGGTCTTTCCCCAGTGAGCCTGTGAAGCTCCTGGTCACAG AAGATGTTGGGGACACCAGCCTTGCACCCACAGAACACACCTCTTTTTCTG ACCTTTGGGACCTCGACTTGTTAACCACAGAAGCAGAATTCCAGCAAG ACCTTGCCCTCTGGGATCACACTGCCCAGAATCTCCTTCGGATCGGTCTGGCTTTCCTGGTCCTGGTGGCCCTCATGTGCCTCCTGGCTGAAGACTGGCTTTGGAGGAAGAGGGCACAAGAGAAAGCCAACGGGGCTTCAAGTCAGGAACGCAGGAGAAGGTTCAGAACACAGAGACGCCTGGACAAATGA